Proteins found in one Actinokineospora alba genomic segment:
- a CDS encoding VWA domain-containing protein, translated as MSFRNFATPWWFLLLIAVAALVVGYLYVQRLLRKRTLRFANLELLERVAPNQQGWIRHVPAIVLIIGLVLLTTAMAGPTAQQKVPRNRATVMLVIDVSLSMEATDVAPTRLKAAQVAAKSFAEGLTPGVNLGLITFAGTATVLVAPTTDRVGVAKAIDNLKLAQSTATGEAIFAALQAIEGFSQVVGGPEGPPPARIVLMSDGKQTIPTENEEDPRGSYTAAKAAADKKIPITTISFGTKEGTVDIEGRVQSVAVDDTAMKEIADLSGGDFYRAATAEQLRKVYDTLGEQIGYEIKEADASKPWLVLGTLAALIAAGSALLIGQRLP; from the coding sequence ATGAGTTTCCGCAACTTCGCCACCCCGTGGTGGTTCCTCCTGCTGATCGCGGTCGCCGCTCTCGTCGTCGGCTACCTGTATGTGCAACGCCTGCTGCGCAAGCGGACGTTGCGCTTCGCGAACCTGGAGCTGCTGGAACGGGTCGCGCCGAACCAGCAGGGCTGGATCCGGCACGTGCCCGCGATCGTGCTGATCATCGGCCTGGTGCTGCTGACCACGGCGATGGCGGGTCCGACCGCGCAGCAGAAGGTGCCGCGCAACCGGGCCACGGTGATGCTGGTGATCGATGTGTCGCTGTCGATGGAGGCCACGGATGTGGCGCCCACCAGGCTCAAAGCGGCCCAGGTCGCGGCCAAGTCCTTCGCCGAGGGGCTCACGCCCGGGGTCAACCTGGGGCTGATCACCTTCGCGGGCACCGCGACGGTCCTGGTGGCGCCGACGACCGACCGGGTCGGCGTGGCCAAGGCGATCGACAATCTGAAGCTGGCCCAGTCCACCGCCACCGGTGAGGCGATTTTCGCGGCGCTGCAGGCGATCGAGGGCTTCTCCCAGGTCGTCGGCGGCCCCGAGGGCCCGCCGCCCGCGCGCATCGTGCTGATGTCGGACGGCAAGCAGACGATCCCGACGGAGAACGAGGAAGACCCGCGCGGGTCGTACACCGCGGCCAAGGCGGCGGCCGACAAGAAGATCCCGATCACCACGATCTCCTTCGGCACCAAGGAAGGCACCGTCGACATCGAGGGTCGCGTGCAGTCCGTGGCGGTCGACGACACGGCCATGAAGGAGATCGCCGACCTCTCCGGCGGCGACTTCTACCGGGCGGCGACGGCCGAGCAGCTGCGCAAGGTCTACGACACCCTGGGTGAGCAGATCGGCTACGAGATCAAGGAAGCCGACGCCAGCAAACCGTGGCTGGTGTTGGGCACCCTCGCGGCCCTGATCGCCGCGGGCAGCGCACTGCTGATCGGTCAGCGGCTACCCTGA
- a CDS encoding alpha/beta hydrolase family protein, protein MPTLSRKLAVAAAAAALVFVAVEASAAGNPHQRGPNPTVAALEAAAGPFAVAKVSVPGGNGFGGGTITYPTDTSQGTFGAVAVSPGFVESEGAIAWFGPRLASHGFVVITISTNGLFDQPDARGAQLLAALDYVAKSSTVRDRVDPARLAVMGHSMGGGGALYATAQRPALKASIPLLAWSNTKSWGSVRVPTMVIGAENDFIASVGSHSEPFYQSLGGEKAYLEMNDADHFVTNSPTPTVGKLTVSWLKRFVDNDTRYDQFLCPAPPVGGPISEYRDTCPYI, encoded by the coding sequence ATGCCCACTCTTTCGAGAAAACTCGCCGTGGCGGCCGCCGCCGCGGCCCTGGTGTTCGTCGCCGTCGAGGCCTCGGCGGCAGGCAATCCCCACCAGCGCGGCCCGAATCCGACGGTCGCGGCGCTCGAAGCCGCGGCGGGCCCGTTCGCCGTGGCCAAGGTGTCCGTCCCCGGCGGCAACGGTTTCGGTGGCGGCACGATCACCTACCCGACCGACACCAGCCAGGGGACCTTCGGCGCGGTGGCCGTGTCACCAGGCTTCGTCGAGAGCGAAGGCGCGATCGCCTGGTTCGGCCCACGATTGGCGTCGCACGGGTTCGTGGTGATCACCATCTCGACGAACGGCCTGTTCGACCAGCCCGACGCGCGTGGCGCGCAGCTCCTGGCCGCCCTCGACTACGTGGCCAAGTCCAGCACCGTCCGCGACCGCGTCGACCCCGCGCGGCTGGCGGTCATGGGCCACTCGATGGGCGGCGGCGGAGCCCTTTACGCAACGGCCCAGCGACCCGCGCTGAAGGCGTCGATCCCGCTGCTGGCGTGGAGCAACACGAAGTCCTGGGGCTCGGTCCGCGTCCCGACGATGGTGATCGGCGCGGAAAACGACTTCATCGCCTCGGTCGGCTCGCATTCGGAGCCCTTCTATCAGTCCCTGGGTGGCGAGAAGGCCTACCTGGAAATGAATGACGCGGACCATTTCGTCACCAATTCGCCCACCCCGACGGTCGGAAAGCTGACCGTGTCATGGCTGAAGCGGTTCGTGGACAACGACACCCGGTACGACCAGTTCCTGTGCCCGGCGCCGCCGGTGGGTGGCCCGATCTCGGAGTACCGCGACACCTGCCCGTACATCTGA
- a CDS encoding GtrA family protein, translated as MPPALTAHGFHAAMESVTRRLPFGLADVVPPSLLGFGVINGFTFLVDLALLTALHSGLGQPLWLSITLAYAAAFGLSFVLNRALNFRSHAPVGPQAVTYVVVVVVNYLLWILGVGSGLAALGVEYHLARLIAGACEAVYMYCAMRWIVFRDV; from the coding sequence ATGCCCCCCGCTTTGACCGCACATGGTTTCCATGCCGCCATGGAGTCGGTGACCCGCCGCCTGCCGTTCGGCCTCGCCGACGTCGTCCCGCCCAGTCTGCTGGGATTCGGGGTCATCAACGGGTTCACGTTCCTGGTGGATTTGGCCCTGCTGACGGCCCTCCACAGTGGCCTCGGGCAGCCGCTCTGGCTCAGCATCACCCTGGCGTACGCGGCGGCGTTCGGCTTGAGCTTCGTCCTCAACCGGGCGCTCAACTTCCGCTCCCACGCCCCGGTCGGCCCACAGGCTGTGACTTACGTGGTCGTCGTGGTCGTCAACTACCTACTGTGGATCCTCGGCGTCGGTAGTGGACTGGCCGCCCTGGGCGTGGAATACCACCTGGCCCGCCTGATCGCCGGCGCCTGCGAAGCGGTGTACATGTACTGTGCCATGCGCTGGATAGTCTTTCGGGACGTCTAG